One genomic segment of Chitinophaga sancti includes these proteins:
- a CDS encoding TonB-dependent receptor codes for MSGMFKTTLLLILFCFPIVLFAQHGGAITGRITAFDGQPIELVSISIVELQKGTLTDNDGNYRIEDINPGTYTLRIQLLGAAQKEFSVAVTLGRPAVLDYQFTKENIQALQEVRVIGNINKFSRKESYYVSRLPLKNLENPQVYNVVPKELIEEQMSVDLGSISKNVPGAGIPMIANQGRVTFRQRGFETEPNARNGVAGAAFATLDPVNLERVEAIKGPSATLFGTNISSSYGGLYNRVTKKPFNGFGGEVSFTGGSWNYNRLTVDVNTPVNKDKTMLFRLNGATTFQKSFQDMGFTNNLSLAPSFSYQITDRLSLLLDVEFGQEKGTSVVRFNPYTGGGKTLSIADMKFPYKRLFLSNELAYQTQMMNIFAQINYKISEHWTSQTVVSRARSSINGYINALNGRTDSTLRASVISGYTTFIATDIQQNFIGDFHIGKFRNRMVVGLDYYNNSNSFDRTTVAGPTINFQHPGANYRLSKSKVDSLVAVATGTSIRNENNGDNSYAAYASDVFNITQNLMAMVSLRVDYYRAQGTHSIIYDTTAAGTNYHQTALSPKLGLVYEVLKDKVSVFGNYMNGFFHETGTDYAGNAFKPEEGNQLEGGVKVDVWQHKLVGTLSYYDIQVKNVIITDLEHDGYSKQNGTQRSKGLEAEITVNPVKGLNIVAGYAYNDSKYTKSDSATLGLRPALSGPPDMWNFWASYHISSGKLNGLGFGFGGNGGNMSYQTNTRTTKITIPSYVMLDASVFYERAKYRIGVKVDNLTSQKAWSVRLTPQPPTRVLGSFALKF; via the coding sequence ATGTCAGGAATGTTTAAGACTACGCTGCTTCTTATACTATTTTGCTTTCCAATCGTACTATTTGCACAACATGGCGGCGCCATTACCGGCCGCATTACAGCCTTCGATGGCCAACCAATTGAACTCGTTTCCATTTCTATCGTTGAATTACAGAAAGGTACCCTTACAGACAACGATGGTAATTATAGAATAGAAGACATCAATCCTGGTACTTACACCCTAAGGATCCAGCTCCTTGGTGCTGCACAAAAAGAATTCAGTGTGGCAGTGACTCTTGGTCGCCCGGCTGTACTGGATTACCAGTTCACCAAAGAAAACATCCAGGCTTTACAGGAAGTGCGCGTAATCGGGAATATCAATAAGTTCTCCAGGAAAGAAAGCTACTACGTAAGCCGTCTTCCCCTGAAGAACCTCGAAAACCCACAGGTTTACAACGTGGTGCCAAAGGAACTGATCGAAGAACAGATGTCCGTAGACCTGGGTAGCATTTCCAAAAACGTACCCGGTGCAGGTATTCCAATGATTGCCAACCAGGGTCGCGTTACCTTCCGCCAGCGCGGTTTTGAAACAGAACCCAATGCGCGGAATGGGGTAGCTGGTGCAGCTTTCGCCACCCTCGATCCTGTGAACCTGGAAAGGGTAGAAGCCATCAAAGGCCCGTCTGCCACCCTGTTCGGTACCAATATCTCCAGCAGCTACGGTGGTTTGTACAACCGTGTTACCAAAAAGCCTTTCAACGGTTTTGGCGGTGAGGTTTCCTTTACCGGTGGTAGCTGGAACTACAACCGTCTTACTGTAGATGTCAATACGCCCGTTAATAAAGATAAAACAATGCTCTTCCGTCTGAATGGTGCCACTACCTTCCAGAAGAGTTTCCAGGATATGGGCTTTACTAATAACCTGAGCCTGGCGCCAAGTTTCTCTTACCAGATCACAGATCGTCTTTCCCTGCTGTTAGATGTGGAATTTGGGCAGGAAAAAGGTACTTCTGTCGTTCGGTTCAATCCTTACACCGGAGGCGGTAAAACCCTCTCTATTGCCGATATGAAGTTTCCTTACAAGCGACTCTTCCTGAGCAATGAACTGGCTTACCAGACACAGATGATGAACATCTTCGCCCAGATCAACTATAAGATATCCGAACACTGGACCTCTCAAACGGTGGTATCCCGTGCCCGTTCTTCCATCAATGGTTATATCAATGCGCTGAACGGTCGTACGGATTCTACCCTGCGCGCCAGTGTGATCTCAGGTTATACTACCTTCATCGCTACTGATATTCAGCAGAACTTTATCGGTGATTTCCACATCGGTAAATTCCGTAACCGTATGGTGGTAGGCCTGGATTATTATAATAACAGCAACTCTTTTGACAGAACGACTGTGGCAGGACCCACCATTAATTTCCAGCATCCGGGTGCCAACTACCGCCTTAGTAAATCCAAAGTTGATTCATTAGTGGCAGTGGCTACTGGTACCTCTATCCGAAACGAAAACAATGGCGATAATAGCTATGCAGCATATGCTTCTGATGTGTTCAATATCACACAGAACCTCATGGCCATGGTGAGCCTGCGTGTAGATTACTATCGTGCACAGGGTACGCATAGCATTATATACGATACCACTGCTGCGGGTACAAATTATCACCAGACAGCCCTGTCTCCAAAACTGGGCCTGGTGTATGAAGTGCTGAAAGATAAAGTGTCTGTATTTGGAAACTATATGAATGGCTTTTTCCATGAAACCGGTACTGACTATGCAGGCAATGCCTTCAAACCGGAAGAGGGTAACCAGCTGGAAGGCGGTGTGAAAGTGGATGTATGGCAGCATAAACTGGTGGGTACATTGAGCTACTACGATATCCAGGTGAAGAATGTGATCATTACCGATCTGGAACATGATGGTTACAGCAAACAGAATGGTACACAGCGTAGCAAGGGGCTGGAAGCTGAGATCACTGTAAACCCGGTTAAAGGTCTGAACATCGTGGCCGGTTATGCATATAACGATAGTAAATATACAAAGTCGGATAGTGCTACACTGGGTTTAAGACCAGCATTGTCCGGTCCTCCTGATATGTGGAACTTCTGGGCGAGCTATCATATTTCCAGTGGAAAACTGAATGGGCTTGGATTTGGTTTTGGTGGAAATGGTGGCAATATGTCTTATCAGACAAACACACGCACTACTAAAATTACCATTCCTTCTTATGTAATGCTGGATGCGTCAGTGTTTTATGAGAGAGCTAAGTACCGTATTGGTGTGAAGGTGGATAACCTGACCAGTCAGAAAGCATGGTCTGTAAGGTTGACACCGCAACCACCGACAAGGGTGTTGGGTAGTTTTGCATTGAAATTCTAA
- the pepE gene encoding dipeptidase PepE gives MKNVVLASTSTLYGEKYLQYLLPVMQELFAGIDEIIFIPYARPGGISHDEYTARATAGLATIGINVKGLHTFADPAQAIREAKGFFTGGGNTFVLVKQLHELRLMELLSDVVSKGTPYIGASAGSNIGGVNMQTTNDMPIVYPPSFQTMGLMPYNLNPHYQEPTPGVPHMGETRETRILEFHTQQSIPVIGLREGSWIRIKGNNIRLEGSMPAKIFEQGKTPYELQAGSDIKI, from the coding sequence ATGAAAAACGTTGTACTAGCCAGTACTTCTACACTTTACGGTGAAAAATACCTTCAGTACCTCCTCCCGGTCATGCAGGAACTCTTTGCCGGTATCGACGAAATCATCTTCATTCCTTATGCCCGTCCTGGTGGCATCTCGCACGATGAATATACTGCCCGGGCTACCGCCGGTCTGGCGACTATCGGCATCAATGTAAAGGGGCTTCATACTTTCGCAGATCCTGCACAGGCTATCCGCGAGGCCAAAGGCTTCTTCACTGGTGGCGGTAATACTTTCGTACTGGTAAAACAACTGCATGAACTCAGATTAATGGAGCTGCTCAGCGATGTTGTCTCTAAAGGCACACCTTATATAGGCGCAAGTGCCGGCAGCAATATCGGTGGTGTGAATATGCAAACGACGAACGATATGCCGATCGTATATCCGCCCAGTTTCCAGACTATGGGTTTAATGCCGTACAATTTAAACCCGCACTACCAGGAACCAACTCCCGGTGTACCACACATGGGTGAAACCAGGGAAACCCGTATACTCGAATTCCATACCCAGCAATCTATTCCAGTGATCGGTCTGCGCGAAGGCAGCTGGATCCGTATCAAAGGAAATAATATCCGCCTTGAAGGTTCCATGCCTGCAAAAATATTCGAACAGGGTAAAACACCTTACGAATTACAAGCAGGCAGTGACATTAAAATCTAA